The Bifidobacterium animalis subsp. animalis ATCC 25527 genome has a segment encoding these proteins:
- a CDS encoding D-alanyl-D-alanine carboxypeptidase/D-alanyl-D-alanine-endopeptidase: MGRKQTAGRHATNGTRRIRARRALTVAITALVTLGCCGAYVWADIADKAPGILTNAAVQPHIAEPQGHLLTADAPFIANADTSRAIDAGKAAKLIGALRAKNGVGPDVSAIIMQADGTVVADHAADVAREPASTMKTLTSLAAASVLDMGDTLPTQTFLLQAEQGTDTVVIKGNGDMLLGAGDSDPDHVNGRAGLLTLARNTAHALKQRGVTKVNLQYDDSLFGTDRTPRGIEANNPDSLYYTPVSSMAIDGGRQWNGANPSNPDMFESYPTLSQNTAADVTAIFRNLLGAQGITIVNAEPTQTTVSADRTPIAEVESAPLAMVMAFMLRHSDNTLAEEFGRLLALSTKQENSPTGATAAVRNELRTLDIDLTGLHMADCSGLTPGSRLTANTLAQVQARNLDVGGAVAAAEGLSIPGLVGTAANRLASAQAAGLTRVKTGSLQEVSSMTGNVSREQGGVAAFAVIVNNPEDFEATRTAISEFVAGLAAL, translated from the coding sequence ATGGGCAGGAAACAAACAGCAGGAAGGCATGCCACGAACGGCACGCGTCGCATACGGGCCCGTCGCGCACTCACCGTGGCCATCACCGCACTCGTCACCTTGGGGTGCTGCGGCGCCTACGTGTGGGCCGACATCGCCGACAAGGCGCCTGGAATCCTCACCAATGCCGCCGTGCAACCGCATATTGCCGAGCCGCAGGGGCATCTGCTCACAGCCGATGCCCCTTTCATTGCCAATGCCGACACCTCGCGTGCCATCGATGCCGGGAAGGCGGCGAAGCTCATCGGCGCACTCCGCGCGAAGAACGGGGTGGGACCAGACGTCTCGGCAATCATCATGCAGGCCGACGGCACTGTGGTGGCCGATCATGCGGCGGATGTGGCGCGCGAACCGGCCTCCACAATGAAGACGCTCACATCGCTGGCCGCGGCCTCGGTGCTCGACATGGGAGACACACTGCCAACCCAGACATTCCTATTGCAGGCCGAACAGGGTACCGACACCGTGGTGATCAAAGGCAATGGCGACATGCTGCTCGGTGCCGGTGACAGCGACCCGGATCATGTGAACGGGCGGGCCGGGTTGCTCACGCTTGCCAGGAACACGGCCCATGCCCTCAAGCAACGGGGGGTCACGAAGGTGAACCTGCAATACGATGATTCGTTGTTCGGCACTGATCGCACGCCAAGAGGCATCGAGGCCAACAACCCCGATTCGCTCTATTACACGCCCGTCTCCTCAATGGCCATTGATGGTGGCCGTCAATGGAACGGTGCGAATCCAAGCAACCCGGACATGTTTGAGTCATACCCGACGCTTTCGCAGAACACCGCAGCTGATGTCACTGCCATCTTCCGGAACCTGTTGGGCGCCCAAGGCATCACGATTGTGAATGCCGAGCCCACGCAGACCACGGTGAGCGCTGATCGCACGCCGATAGCCGAAGTGGAGTCCGCGCCGCTCGCCATGGTCATGGCCTTCATGTTGCGGCATTCGGACAACACACTCGCCGAGGAGTTCGGCAGGCTGCTGGCGTTGTCCACCAAGCAGGAGAACTCGCCGACCGGGGCCACCGCCGCGGTGAGAAACGAACTGCGCACGCTCGACATAGACCTGACCGGGCTGCACATGGCCGACTGCTCGGGTCTCACTCCCGGGTCGAGACTCACCGCGAACACGCTCGCCCAAGTGCAGGCCCGCAATCTGGATGTCGGGGGAGCAGTGGCCGCGGCAGAGGGACTTTCCATTCCGGGTCTCGTCGGTACGGCAGCCAATCGTCTGGCCTCGGCACAGGCTGCCGGCCTGACGCGTGTGAAAACCGGGAGCCTGCAGGAGGTCTCGTCGATGACGGGCAATGTATCGCGGGAACAAGGCGGTGTGGCCGCATTCGCGGTGATCGTGAACAATCCCGAAGACTTCGAGGCCACGCGCACCGCCATCAGCGAATTCGTGGCGGGGCTGGCGGCCCTGTAA
- the tilS gene encoding tRNA lysidine(34) synthetase TilS yields the protein MAYSAVMKAAIGEMRDVLKAHGLGQQSKEFSAHGEHKPHDDAPLVFVACSGGRDSLALAACAQVVCAAWGIRCGAIIVDHHLQDASHKVAQQTAQTCRELGLEPVLIVDVQVTERGQGIEAAAREARYAALIGTARRWHAAAVLLAHTKDDQAESILIDLIRAAGTDAFAGMPQTQLFDDVLVLRPLLGITRAQTTRICEDEGLQYWDDPTNGDAVPLETALPASYPLRSRVRHDLMPYLSAFAGCDMVDRLARTARIARRDVEALNQEAERALAQTVEFEGNMRNLQADHLADAKLGANLDARALERWPEAIRYRVIARTLAACGLAYASRHVAAVDKLVSQWHGQGKVALPSKYSAKRKAHVIRICEDITHANRRCAKRNRS from the coding sequence ATGGCATACTCTGCAGTTATGAAGGCGGCGATCGGCGAGATGCGCGATGTGCTCAAAGCCCATGGTCTGGGCCAGCAATCCAAGGAATTCTCGGCACATGGCGAACACAAGCCACATGACGATGCCCCGCTCGTCTTCGTCGCATGCTCTGGCGGCCGGGATTCATTGGCGCTGGCCGCATGCGCACAGGTGGTGTGCGCCGCATGGGGCATTCGTTGCGGCGCGATTATAGTCGACCATCATCTGCAGGATGCGTCCCATAAGGTGGCGCAACAGACTGCCCAGACGTGCAGGGAGCTCGGTCTGGAGCCGGTACTCATTGTGGACGTGCAGGTGACGGAACGCGGGCAGGGCATCGAGGCGGCCGCACGCGAGGCGCGGTATGCGGCCCTGATCGGCACCGCACGGCGATGGCATGCGGCTGCGGTTCTGCTCGCCCACACCAAGGATGACCAGGCGGAGAGCATACTCATCGATCTGATCCGTGCCGCCGGAACCGATGCGTTCGCCGGCATGCCGCAAACCCAGCTGTTCGACGATGTGCTGGTATTGCGCCCTCTGCTCGGCATCACGCGCGCGCAGACGACGCGAATCTGCGAAGACGAAGGACTGCAATACTGGGATGACCCCACCAACGGCGATGCGGTGCCATTAGAGACCGCGTTGCCGGCAAGCTATCCGCTGCGCTCGCGCGTGCGGCACGACCTCATGCCATACCTGAGCGCATTCGCCGGATGTGACATGGTGGATCGATTGGCCAGAACAGCGCGGATTGCGCGCCGTGATGTCGAAGCGCTCAATCAGGAGGCCGAGCGTGCGCTTGCGCAGACGGTAGAATTCGAAGGGAACATGCGCAATCTGCAGGCAGATCATCTCGCCGATGCCAAGCTCGGTGCGAACCTCGACGCGCGCGCGTTGGAACGGTGGCCCGAGGCGATACGCTACCGTGTGATCGCCCGGACCTTGGCTGCGTGCGGTCTGGCGTATGCGTCACGGCATGTGGCGGCGGTGGACAAGCTCGTCTCGCAGTGGCACGGACAGGGCAAGGTTGCGCTTCCCAGTAAATATTCAGCAAAACGTAAGGCTCACGTCATTCGCATATGCGAAGATATTACGCATGCGAATCGTCGATGTGCAAAACGAAATCGATCATGA
- the hpt gene encoding hypoxanthine phosphoribosyltransferase, with protein MRIVDVQNEIDHELITHDEIMKRIQEAADQVSEDYKHTLPLLVCVLKGAANTMTAFAQAMSIQVELDYMSLSSYGAGTSSSGTITVRQDLSRDVRGRDVIIVEDIIDSGRTLDWLVNELKSRGAKSVEIFALLEKPARRVIDVDVKYKGFEIPDEFVVGFGLDYDEQYRNLDSIAVLKPEVYEGAVQ; from the coding sequence ATGCGAATCGTCGATGTGCAAAACGAAATCGATCATGAGCTGATCACTCATGACGAGATCATGAAGAGAATCCAAGAAGCCGCGGACCAGGTCAGCGAGGATTACAAACACACGCTGCCGCTACTCGTATGCGTGCTCAAAGGCGCGGCGAACACGATGACCGCGTTCGCGCAGGCCATGTCGATCCAGGTGGAACTCGACTACATGAGCCTGTCGTCGTACGGTGCGGGCACCTCATCGAGCGGCACGATCACGGTGCGCCAGGATCTGAGCCGCGATGTGCGCGGCCGGGACGTGATCATCGTGGAAGACATCATCGATTCCGGACGCACGCTCGACTGGCTGGTGAACGAGCTGAAGTCGCGTGGAGCGAAATCGGTCGAGATTTTCGCGCTTCTCGAAAAACCGGCTCGACGCGTGATCGATGTTGATGTGAAATATAAGGGATTCGAGATTCCAGACGAATTCGTGGTCGGATTCGGCCTCGACTACGACGAGCAATACAGAAACCTTGACAGCATTGCCGTGCTGAAGCCCGAAGTGTATGAAGGAGCTGTGCAATGA